A segment of the Methanocella sp. genome:
CGATGTACCTGCCAGCTATCTTTTCCCGTTCCGCGGGCGTCAGCTTCTTTATCTCCAGCCCGAACTCCACGTTCTTTTCGACGGTCCTCCAGGGGAACAGCGTGTACTCCTGGAACACGAAGCCTATCTCCGACGATGGGGACGTGATCTTTTTTTCGCCCAGCCAGATGTCGCCGCTCGTGACTGACTCCAGGCCGGCGATCATGCGCAGCAGCGTCGACTTGCCGCAGCCCGACGGGCCTACGATGCAGATGAACTCGGAATCTCTTATATCCAGCGAGACGTCGTCGACGGCCTTGAGCGAGCCGCCATCGTTCCCGGGGAACACCTTACTCACGTGGGAAACATGGATATCGCCCGACATTTAAGCCTCCTTGCCGACGCCCTGCTGCCAGCGGAAGACGCGGTCCCCGACGATCTGGAAGATGTAGTTAATGGCCAGCCCCAGCAGGCCGATGGTGATCATATCCACAAGCACGATGTCCGTCCTGAGGATGTTCGACGCCTCGATGATCCGGTTGCCAAGGCCGTATTTGACCGCGACCATCTCGGCCGCCACCACACACATCCAGCCGATGCCCATGCCTACCCGCAGCCCCGTGTATATAGTGGGCAAGGCGGCCGGTATGACGACTTTAGTCAGGACCTCGAGCTCGCTGGCCCCAAAGGTTTCAGCGACTTCTATGAGCCTTTTTTCTACGTTACGCACACCCGAGATCGTGTTTAGCAATATCGGGAAGAATGCGCCCATGAACACGATGAATACGGCCGAGCCCAGGCCGATGCCGAACCAGAGGAGCGCCAGCCCGATCCAGGCGATAGGTGGTATGGGACGAAGAATCTCGACGAGTGGGTCCAGAATATATGAAAGCTCCCGGATCCAGCCCATTGCTATGCCCAGGGGTATGGCGACGGCGGCGGCAACTATGAATCCCAGGATCACCCGGAGCAGGCTCCAGCCCGCGTCGACTAACAGCTCGCCGCTCGTGATCATGCTCACCATCGTCAGGAGCACGTCCATCGGCGGCGGCAGTATGAACCACTTGAATATGCCGAGCACGCCCGTCGTCAGCTCCCAGAGCACGAGCACGGTCAGGATGCCGGATATCTGTAACAGGCGTTTACGTAAACCGGGCATTGGCATAACATGCATATTTATATTAAATAAAGCTGTTGGAATATCCAGCAGCCTCTTTTAAAAAAATCTCTCAGGTCACCTGGTTGATCAGGGACAGGTCGAACAGGTCGCTCCTGTCGTGGTCCTTCTTGGTCACGCCCAGGGCCTTCATCTCGGCGGCGAACTTTTCCGTGCCCGATATGTACTCCTCGTCCGGCACGGCCAGGAAGTGGACGTTCGGCAGCGCTGCCGCCTCGATCGCCGCCTCGTCGTTCAGGTAGTCCTTGCCCGAGATGATCTGCGCCGTATCCTGCGGGTTCGTCAGGACGAAATCGGTAGCTTCCTTGAGCGCCTTGAAGAACGCCTTGAGCGTGTCCGGGTACTGCTCGATCATCGTGGTCGTGGCCGCGACACAGCAGCACGGGTGGTTTGGCATGATCTCGTTGGACCTTATAAGGATGTTGCCCAGGTTCTTCATGGCCGTCATCGACACGAACGGCTCCCAGGTGAATGCCGCGTCGTAGGTCCCCGCGCCGATTGCCGCGGGCATCTGTCCGACCGCCACGGTCGTGACGCTGACGTCCTTTTCGTAATCGATGTTGTTATCCTTGAGAAGCTGCCGGAGCATGATATCCTGGATGGACGAGTTCTTCACGGGCACGGCGATCTTCTTGCCCTTCAGGTCGGCGACCTTCGTGATGCCCGAGTTCTTCCCGACGATGATGCCCGAGCCGTTGCCCTGGAGCGCGGCGACGATCTTAGTGGGGACGCCGTTGTCGATGGAGGCGATGACCGGCGGGACGCCGGCGAAGCCCAGGTCGAGGGTCCCGGCGCCGATCTGCTGCATGATGGGCCCGCCCGCGGTGAACAGCGTGAGCTGGATGTTGAGGCCATATTTCTTAAAGATGCCCTTCGAGTCGGCTACGAATATGGCCGCCGAGTGGTCCGACTGCATGTACCCTGAGGGGACAGAGGACTTGAGCGGAACGGCGCTGGGCAGGGGCGTCGTTGTTGGGCCCGGGCTGGTGCACCCTGCCACCGAGAGTCCGGCAAGGCCTACTCCCGTCGCTATACCGATCTTCAGAACCGTCCGGCGTGAAAGCTTATCGTCGTTAAGCTTATCAAAGAGATTATTAGCCATAAGATACCTTCTGTATGCTTAATTAGTACTAATCGATTTATAATCGATTTATAGTTTTTCCCCAGGGCAACTTTTTCTTGATACAAAGGTAGAAATATTACTTCATTAATTATACATTAAGGATTGACAATTATGACTATTGCAGACGACGTGATCACGGCCGCGTTCCAGTCGGACGAGGAGTTCCGGAAAACGCTGGAGAGGGTCATTAAAAAAGACCTGGGGCTCAGCATTACGGAGTTCGGCGAGCGCTCCGGTATCTCGCCCAGTACGCTCTATAAGATCCTGAACGGCGACCGGGACCCGAACCTGGGCACGCTGCGTGAGGTCGTGGATGCCATCCGTAACATCGAGGGCCTGAGCCGTGAGAAATTTATTGCCGTCATCGCCGCCCGGCAGGTGCTGGACCGCATCAGCGAGCGGGAGATGTTCGTGGACGGCAAGCGCATAGTCGTTCGCGAGTACTCGGCCATGACCATGGAGGACGCCATCGTCGCCGCCATTAAGGCGGAGCGTGATGGAGCACAGGCGCTCGTTTGCGCACCCATAGTGAGCTATACGCTCGAGAAGGTTTTGCGTATTCCGGTTGCGACCATCATGCCGGGGAACAGCGTCATCGCCGCAATCGAGAATGCTTCAAAGAAGGTACGCACACTGGGGCATTGATTTTTTTTTACTTTTTTGCTTTGTTGAATATGCTCTTTTAAGTCTCGGAGTGTACTGAGGCACTATTTTTCACCACAAAGGCACGGAGAGCACGGAGGCTCACAAAGTCTTTTTTATAATTAAGAGACAAAGGGCACAGAGCCGCTTTTTGAACTTCTAAGATACAGGATATGAAGGCACAATGGCAAAAAGTGCTCTTGTTCATTCCACTGTGTCTTTGTATCCTTCGTGCCCTGATGTCAATGAACCGGCTTTGTGTACTTTGTAACTTAATCTAAAAAGAAAACTTTGTGAGCCTCCGTGCCCATCGCGCCTTCGTGGTGAAAATAGTGCTCTTTATAACTTTGTATCTTAAATTGTAAAAATTGATAAAAAATGAAGGAAGGCTCGGATGTCACTCTATACGAGCAGCTTTCCGTCCTTCATGACCTGCTTTTTATCGACCCACATGTTGGGCTTTATGACGAGGCAGTCCTGGTGTATCATGGCGTTGGCATCATTATCGTAGTTGGCGCCGATGGCGAAATGAACCGTACGGCCGACCTTCTCGTCCTCCAGCAGGTTCCCGGTCATCTTCGCCTTGTAGTTGATGCCGATGCCTAGCTCGCCTATATGCCGGGCGTTCCGCTCCTCTTCCTTCATGCCCTTCTCCCGGGCCATCGCCTCGCCCCTCTCGATGACCTTCAGCAGGCCCTTAGCCTCGACGCCGCCGAGCACCTTGTCCACGTAGCCGTCCTTCAGGACGACCTTCACGGGCTTTTTAGGGATGACCGCTTCAGGCACCAGGTCGACGGTGCCGTCGAACACGATGGTGCCGCTCACGCCGGCGATGGACGGCGATATGAAGACTTCGCCCGCGGGGAGGTTACCGCCCAGGCCGGGCAGCCGGAAGTTGCCGTCGTCCAGCATGGGCTTGCGGCCCTTGACGCCGATGTAGGCGTCCGTGCCGCCGGGGGCCGTGACGTGGATCTCCTTTGCCCCGTCCAGCGCCTTCTTCAGCCTCTGCGCCGTCGCCTGCATCTCATTATAGTCCAGCGCCACGCAGCGCTCGAACATCTCGACCGTCGTCGTGGGGGACCAGAAGCCCCGGACACGCTTGTCGCCGTCGATGAGCTTGTCGAAGATGTGCTGATATTTTTTACCGTCCTTGCCCACGTAGCCCACGGTCTGCCCGAACGGGTCCTTGCCAATCTTGCTGGCGGATAAGGAGACAAGCACGTCCGGCTCCGCCTTGATGGCCTCCAGAACGAGTCGCTCCGCGTACGTGTACGTGGTCTTCATTTCCTGGACCGCCATCGTGGGCCTGCCTTTCAGCTCTCTGGTCACATCGAAGATGGCCCGGGCCACCGGGAACACGTCGCCCTCGAAGTTAGTAATGATGAGCACTTCTTCGCCTTCTCTCAGGCCGACGACATCCCGCATGGCCACCTTTGCGGCCTCTATAAGCTTAGTCACTTGAACATCTCCCGGAAAAATAAGATGACGCTCATAGCCTAAATACTCTTTGAATTCCAGCCCGGCATACTGCCGTCCCGGCCGGCATTTACACTCTTCAGGCAGTACGCGAAGAGGCCTGGTGCATTTATAGCGAAGAAGGGGCGCTTGAACCAAAATATTTTATATGTTTAACTTAATATAATACCACATAATACGCGGCGTGAGAACGGCAAGGGCCATAGAAAGCTTTAATTGTCATAAAAATAATTATATTAAAATAGTAATTGTTTAAACGCCGGAGGCACGTAATGGAAAAGGTCCCTACTTTAAAGCGGCACGGCAGTAACTGGAAGAACAATATCGAGGCTGACCTTCAGCTTTTAATGGCTAAGAAGGGCGCTCTCGGCGCCATCGTCACTTCCAGGAGCGGCGACGTGATCACTCAAAGATTTTTAGATAATGTCCCGCGGCAGAAGGAGAACGCCCTCATGCAGCTCATGAAAAAGGCCGTACAGTCCATCAACGCCGTGAGGAGCCCTTTGATCCGCCGCGTCCTCTTCGAGTCCGAGGAAGGCGTGGTCGTCCTTTATAACGCGGAGAACGCCATCGTGGGGTGCTTTATGGAAAAGGACTATGACCTGCTCTCCGTCATACTGGAGATCAAGATCGTAGGGGACCTCATCGGAAGCCACCTGAACATGGGCGAGCTTTCCAGGGAAGAATTCGAGCGGATCGTCGCCAAAGACCCTCAGGAGTTGAAGGCTCTCGCCTCCGACCTGGTCGACAGCATCAACGATCACCTGGGCGATGTCTATACGAACGATCTGATCAAGTTCACGCTAGAGAAAAACCAGCCCCGATGGGCCGCAAGGTGAAATAATGAAGAAGATCAAGACAGGTATATTAGGTTTGGACGGCCTCCTGGATGGGGGGTTCAATGAGAATTCATCGAGCATTCTTGTAGGCTCGGCCGGCACCGGAAAGACGACAATGGCCCTTCAGTTCTTAAGGAAAGGCCTGGAAGCAGGGAACGAGGCCATCTACATCACGCTCGAAGAATCCCGCGACCAGATCATGGCCGAGGCGAAGAGCATGGGCTGGGAGGACATTGGCACCTTCGTTGAGAACGGCTCGCTCGTCTTCCTGGAGGCAGCGGGCAAGGACCTGGCCGATTTTATCAAGGAAGAGATGCCCCAGTTCGTCGACGACTGGAAGGGGTCGCACGCCCGTATCGTCATCGACCCGCTGACGCCGGTGATCTGGGCGTTCAACGATAAGTACGAGCAGCGCATGCTCGTCTCGCAGCTCTTCAAGGAGACGAAGAAGATCGGCACCGTCCTCAGCTCGATCGAGGAGTATAGCGGCCAGGGCGGCGACGAGACGGTCATCCCCATGTACCTGGCCGACACCATCGTCCGCATCTACACGCTGGGACCCGGGACATCCGGAAACCGTATGCTGACTATATTGAAGTCTCGCCAGTCCTGGCACAGCGAGCTGACCTATCCATACCGCTTCGTGCTGGGCATCGGCATCGTGCTCGATACAAGCGAGATGGACGGCAAGCGCATGAAGAAGCTGACGCCCGACCTGAAGCTCGCCATCAACAACGCCGCCGCGAGCCTGCCCAAGAAGGAGGGGGAGCAGATCAAGTCCGTGATCAAGTACCTGGAGCGCGCGGACCTCGGAGACATGGAGCCCGAGCAGATCGTCCACATGCTCATCGAGGACTATAAGGGCGACGAGAAAGTCCTCGACGAGCCGAAGGTGGCCAACTAGGCCCCTTAACAGGGTGTGGTAGGGCTGAAAGAGATGATCTGCCAGAAATGCGCGAGCCATAAAGTAAAGGTCGTCCTCTTCGAGACGGAGGGCAAGAAGTTCGCCGTTTGCGACGATTGCGGCAACATACAGTCCATCGGAAAAGACCTGCAGGAGCGCTATGGCAAGTGGATGCAGCACCGTGAGCGCTCCGATTAATTTTTTAACTTAAAATTTTTTAATTTATTCTCTGTTTTTATCTATTTTATTTACTGTAGATGAAAAAGTATATAAACAAACCATTGG
Coding sequences within it:
- a CDS encoding ABC transporter substrate-binding protein, whose protein sequence is MANNLFDKLNDDKLSRRTVLKIGIATGVGLAGLSVAGCTSPGPTTTPLPSAVPLKSSVPSGYMQSDHSAAIFVADSKGIFKKYGLNIQLTLFTAGGPIMQQIGAGTLDLGFAGVPPVIASIDNGVPTKIVAALQGNGSGIIVGKNSGITKVADLKGKKIAVPVKNSSIQDIMLRQLLKDNNIDYEKDVSVTTVAVGQMPAAIGAGTYDAAFTWEPFVSMTAMKNLGNILIRSNEIMPNHPCCCVAATTTMIEQYPDTLKAFFKALKEATDFVLTNPQDTAQIISGKDYLNDEAAIEAAALPNVHFLAVPDEEYISGTEKFAAEMKALGVTKKDHDRSDLFDLSLINQVT
- a CDS encoding ABC transporter permease, with protein sequence MPGLRKRLLQISGILTVLVLWELTTGVLGIFKWFILPPPMDVLLTMVSMITSGELLVDAGWSLLRVILGFIVAAAVAIPLGIAMGWIRELSYILDPLVEILRPIPPIAWIGLALLWFGIGLGSAVFIVFMGAFFPILLNTISGVRNVEKRLIEVAETFGASELEVLTKVVIPAALPTIYTGLRVGMGIGWMCVVAAEMVAVKYGLGNRIIEASNILRTDIVLVDMITIGLLGLAINYIFQIVGDRVFRWQQGVGKEA
- a CDS encoding helix-turn-helix domain-containing protein, with protein sequence MTIADDVITAAFQSDEEFRKTLERVIKKDLGLSITEFGERSGISPSTLYKILNGDRDPNLGTLREVVDAIRNIEGLSREKFIAVIAARQVLDRISEREMFVDGKRIVVREYSAMTMEDAIVAAIKAERDGAQALVCAPIVSYTLEKVLRIPVATIMPGNSVIAAIENASKKVRTLGH
- a CDS encoding RAD55 family ATPase encodes the protein MKKIKTGILGLDGLLDGGFNENSSSILVGSAGTGKTTMALQFLRKGLEAGNEAIYITLEESRDQIMAEAKSMGWEDIGTFVENGSLVFLEAAGKDLADFIKEEMPQFVDDWKGSHARIVIDPLTPVIWAFNDKYEQRMLVSQLFKETKKIGTVLSSIEEYSGQGGDETVIPMYLADTIVRIYTLGPGTSGNRMLTILKSRQSWHSELTYPYRFVLGIGIVLDTSEMDGKRMKKLTPDLKLAINNAAASLPKKEGEQIKSVIKYLERADLGDMEPEQIVHMLIEDYKGDEKVLDEPKVAN
- a CDS encoding aminopeptidase, which codes for MTKLIEAAKVAMRDVVGLREGEEVLIITNFEGDVFPVARAIFDVTRELKGRPTMAVQEMKTTYTYAERLVLEAIKAEPDVLVSLSASKIGKDPFGQTVGYVGKDGKKYQHIFDKLIDGDKRVRGFWSPTTTVEMFERCVALDYNEMQATAQRLKKALDGAKEIHVTAPGGTDAYIGVKGRKPMLDDGNFRLPGLGGNLPAGEVFISPSIAGVSGTIVFDGTVDLVPEAVIPKKPVKVVLKDGYVDKVLGGVEAKGLLKVIERGEAMAREKGMKEEERNARHIGELGIGINYKAKMTGNLLEDEKVGRTVHFAIGANYDNDANAMIHQDCLVIKPNMWVDKKQVMKDGKLLV